A part of Mycolicibacterium sp. TUM20985 genomic DNA contains:
- a CDS encoding intermediate filament family protein: MNSFLLVLIVVLVAVIGFAVYASSKASGKRNAASLEDAKADARRTIDRLGGQVFSLTGTDDASRQALADASERFTAAGSQIEQATTAKQAQLAKESAMEGLYYVRAARVAMGMDPGPELETLSGQNSAGTVTEDRRVQYEGRDIEASPTPSERTPNYYPGGRVAGRPVPAGWYSEPWWKPALVAGAWGVGSVLLFSAMFSGMGGVGYDAQGFENGYGDGFQDGMDQGQLDGGGGDGGGDGGGGWDGGGGDGGGWGGDSGGGGWDFGGGGDFGGGDFGGF, from the coding sequence ATGAACAGCTTTCTGCTGGTGCTCATCGTTGTCCTCGTCGCCGTGATCGGTTTCGCCGTCTACGCCTCGTCCAAGGCGTCCGGCAAGCGCAACGCCGCCTCACTGGAGGACGCGAAGGCCGACGCGCGCCGCACCATCGACCGCCTCGGCGGCCAGGTGTTCAGCCTGACCGGAACCGACGACGCCTCGCGTCAGGCCCTCGCCGACGCGTCCGAGCGGTTCACCGCAGCGGGGTCGCAGATCGAGCAGGCCACCACCGCCAAGCAGGCGCAGCTCGCCAAGGAGAGCGCGATGGAGGGCCTGTACTACGTCCGCGCGGCACGAGTCGCGATGGGCATGGATCCCGGACCCGAACTCGAGACGCTCTCGGGCCAGAATTCGGCCGGCACCGTCACCGAGGATCGCCGCGTGCAGTACGAGGGCCGCGACATCGAAGCCTCGCCGACGCCGTCGGAACGCACCCCGAACTACTACCCGGGTGGACGCGTCGCAGGCCGTCCCGTGCCCGCCGGCTGGTACTCCGAGCCGTGGTGGAAGCCGGCTCTGGTGGCAGGCGCCTGGGGCGTCGGCTCGGTACTGCTGTTCAGCGCGATGTTCTCCGGTATGGGCGGCGTCGGATATGACGCCCAGGGCTTCGAGAACGGCTACGGCGACGGGTTCCAGGACGGCATGGACCAGGGTCAGCTCGACGGCGGAGGCGGCGACGGCGGCGGAGACGGCGGCGGCGGTTGGGATGGCGGCGGAGGCGACGGCGGCGGCTGGGGCGGCGACAGTGGCGGCGGCGGTTGGGACTTCGGCGGCGGTGGCGACTTCGGTGGCGGGGACTTCGGCGGCTTCTAG
- a CDS encoding GlcG/HbpS family heme-binding protein, with protein MTLDLATAHRIIAAAHAEAVERSILVSAGVVDSGGHLIAFGRMDGAEIAGPVLAIDKAYTAVANSISTAELAVLAAPGGELFGLHANAGGRFVIFGGGVPITSEGRIVGAVGVSGASAEDDAACAEAGVRALA; from the coding sequence GTGACCCTCGACCTCGCCACCGCCCACCGCATCATCGCCGCCGCCCACGCCGAGGCGGTCGAGCGGTCGATCCTGGTGTCGGCCGGCGTCGTCGACTCGGGCGGGCACCTCATCGCCTTCGGCCGGATGGACGGCGCCGAGATCGCCGGCCCAGTGCTGGCGATCGACAAGGCCTACACGGCGGTCGCCAACAGCATCTCCACCGCCGAACTCGCCGTCCTCGCCGCACCCGGCGGCGAACTGTTCGGCTTGCACGCCAACGCCGGTGGCCGCTTCGTCATCTTCGGCGGCGGGGTGCCGATCACGTCCGAGGGCCGAATCGTAGGAGCGGTCGGCGTCAGCGGTGCCAGCGCCGAGGACGACGCTGCGTGCGCCGAGGCCGGGGTGCGCGCCCTTGCCTGA
- a CDS encoding PE-PPE domain-containing protein gives MAKHRMTKSRRARKAVLAGAAAAGISSALVLGHATNTTAASSAVELANTVIGVGGLGDNTGVRLPNKLSGTVVPAGYQYAGLQYDSGLNLAASRDAGTPLLNQAIVDTYATEPLIVVTAYSAGTLTVEQVRRNLQQLDPSLAPLPTQLSFVQIANPFAPNGGLFQRFPGIAIPGLIDAMCPGQATRYDTTYIANEYDPYGDFPAYFNPLSLLNTVLSLRYSHPDEAYDPLVPGTSPAYVTQVHNTAGGTDTYVLYYRALPLLGPLRELARQTGTSPFAEPFISAVEPLLRLLVDMGYTDRVNADPATPIAFSLIVPPQNVIGAFLGLPGAISQGVTNLLSGGTAPTTLPDPLGNLVPAAPTPLVAPQIQGAQSRMTLVGNENSPTPTASSVPTATPTVTPDSSVATGTESTSSTPSSTASATPSSTASATPPTTASNPPSTTSRPGPTGDGLHPTVTSDGNMAVPGGGTDPAGPATGGATTTTTTGTNGSTTGTGAGESGGDDGAGEANAA, from the coding sequence ATGGCAAAGCACCGGATGACGAAGTCGCGTCGCGCGCGCAAGGCCGTTCTGGCCGGCGCGGCCGCTGCGGGGATCTCCAGCGCACTGGTTCTGGGGCACGCAACGAACACCACCGCCGCCAGCTCCGCGGTCGAATTGGCCAACACCGTGATCGGCGTTGGGGGCCTCGGCGATAACACTGGTGTTCGCCTGCCGAACAAGCTGAGCGGAACTGTCGTGCCCGCGGGCTACCAGTACGCCGGATTGCAGTACGACTCCGGGCTCAATCTGGCGGCCAGCCGCGATGCCGGCACACCGCTGCTCAACCAGGCAATCGTCGACACGTATGCCACGGAACCGTTGATCGTCGTCACGGCCTATTCGGCGGGGACACTGACCGTGGAGCAGGTGCGACGCAACCTACAGCAACTCGATCCGTCCCTGGCCCCGTTGCCCACTCAGCTCAGCTTCGTCCAGATCGCAAATCCCTTCGCTCCCAATGGCGGCTTGTTTCAACGCTTCCCCGGCATCGCGATTCCAGGCCTCATCGACGCGATGTGCCCCGGCCAGGCGACGAGGTACGACACGACCTACATCGCGAACGAGTACGACCCCTACGGCGACTTCCCCGCGTACTTCAACCCGCTATCACTGCTCAACACCGTTCTGTCGCTCCGGTATTCGCATCCGGACGAGGCCTATGACCCGCTAGTGCCCGGTACCAGCCCCGCCTACGTGACTCAGGTTCACAACACCGCCGGCGGTACCGACACCTACGTTCTCTACTACAGGGCTCTCCCGCTGCTCGGACCACTGCGGGAATTGGCAAGGCAGACAGGGACTTCCCCCTTCGCCGAACCCTTCATCAGCGCCGTGGAACCGCTGCTTCGCCTATTGGTCGACATGGGCTACACCGATCGTGTGAACGCCGATCCAGCGACACCCATCGCGTTCTCGCTGATCGTCCCGCCGCAGAACGTCATCGGGGCCTTCCTCGGGCTGCCCGGAGCGATCAGCCAGGGCGTAACCAATCTGTTGTCGGGCGGGACTGCGCCCACCACGCTGCCCGATCCGCTCGGCAACCTGGTGCCTGCCGCGCCGACACCGTTGGTCGCACCACAAATCCAGGGCGCCCAATCGCGAATGACGCTGGTGGGCAACGAGAACTCGCCGACACCGACGGCGTCGTCCGTTCCAACGGCCACCCCGACCGTCACGCCGGATTCGAGCGTCGCCACGGGCACCGAGTCGACGTCGTCCACTCCGTCGTCGACAGCTTCGGCCACTCCGTCGTCGACAGCTTCGGCCACTCCCCCCACGACGGCGTCGAACCCGCCCTCGACGACATCGCGTCCCGGGCCGACCGGCGACGGTCTGCATCCGACCGTGACCTCCGACGGCAACATGGCCGTCCCCGGCGGCGGAACCGACCCGGCGGGTCCGGCGACCGGCGGCGCGACCACCACGACGACGACGGGTACAAACGGATCGACCACGGGGACCGGTGCCGGCGAGTCCGGTGGCGACGATGGAGCCGGAGAAGCCAACGCCGCCTAA
- a CDS encoding DUF4189 domain-containing protein, with amino-acid sequence MTTNLTTPRRRAIVASMLAAAAVTGVLGSTAPAAAASDKYVALSYSPSYRHYAFGINENKDAAVGRSMFACNERAGACQLLAWSKNGCVALAQGNGGTYYGWHGATKTEAQQGAKQRSGPGSYVIDTKCV; translated from the coding sequence GTGACCACCAACCTCACCACCCCGCGCCGCCGGGCCATCGTCGCCAGCATGCTCGCCGCCGCAGCCGTCACCGGCGTACTCGGCTCCACGGCGCCGGCCGCCGCGGCCTCCGACAAGTACGTCGCTCTTTCCTACTCGCCCTCCTACCGGCACTACGCCTTCGGGATCAACGAGAACAAGGACGCCGCCGTCGGTCGATCGATGTTTGCGTGCAACGAACGTGCCGGAGCATGCCAGCTGTTGGCCTGGTCGAAGAACGGGTGCGTTGCGTTGGCGCAGGGAAATGGCGGCACCTACTACGGCTGGCACGGCGCGACCAAGACCGAGGCGCAGCAGGGGGCCAAGCAGCGGTCGGGTCCCGGAAGCTACGTGATCGACACCAAGTGCGTGTGA
- a CDS encoding IS3 family transposase (programmed frameshift) produces MASNKRRRHTPDQIIRKLAEGHKLLAGGQALDEVCRHLEIAESTWHRWLAQYGGMKANEAKRLKELESENSRLKKLVANQALDIDMLKDLFGGKLLTPNRKRRAVQVLRDRFGVSERRACTVVGIHRSTMRLTPPPITEEEAELRAWLRRFSTDRPRWGWRRAAKMARRAGWQVNNKRIRRLWREEGLRVPQRRKKKRLTGIGVAVGAMSPIRPNVIWAMDFQFDTTADGRTMKMLNVIDEFTREALAIEVDRSIDADGVVEVLDRLVLAHGAPYYVRFDNGPEFVAHAVSDWCRFNGAGSLFIDPGSPWQNAWIESFNGRLRDELLNSWRFYSLLEARVIIEDWRCDYNANRPHSAHGERTPAEFALQWTTTHQPQVA; encoded by the exons ATGGCATCGAACAAGCGCCGGCGGCATACGCCGGATCAGATCATTCGCAAGCTCGCCGAGGGCCACAAGCTCCTCGCCGGCGGTCAGGCACTCGACGAGGTGTGCCGGCATCTGGAGATCGCTGAGTCGACGTGGCATCGCTGGCTTGCCCAGTACGGCGGCATGAAGGCGAACGAGGCCAAACGGCTCAAAGAACTCGAGTCGGAGAACTCCCGGTTGAAGAAGCTGGTCGCCAACCAGGCCCTCGACATTGACATGCTCAAGGACCTTT TCGGCGGGAAACTTCTAACCCCGAACCGCAAGCGCCGCGCCGTCCAGGTGCTGCGCGACCGGTTCGGGGTATCCGAACGCCGAGCGTGCACGGTGGTGGGCATCCACCGCTCCACGATGCGCCTGACGCCACCGCCGATCACCGAGGAGGAGGCCGAGTTACGTGCCTGGCTGCGCCGGTTTTCCACCGACCGGCCTCGCTGGGGGTGGCGGCGCGCAGCCAAGATGGCCCGCCGAGCTGGCTGGCAGGTCAACAACAAGAGAATCCGTCGTCTGTGGCGTGAGGAGGGTCTGCGGGTCCCGCAACGCCGCAAGAAGAAGCGTCTGACCGGTATCGGTGTCGCCGTGGGCGCGATGTCACCGATCCGTCCGAATGTGATCTGGGCGATGGACTTTCAGTTCGATACCACCGCCGATGGCCGCACCATGAAGATGTTGAACGTGATCGACGAGTTCACCCGCGAAGCGCTCGCGATCGAAGTCGACCGCTCCATCGACGCCGACGGTGTCGTCGAGGTCTTGGATCGCCTGGTCCTCGCCCACGGGGCGCCCTACTACGTGCGCTTCGACAACGGTCCCGAGTTCGTGGCGCACGCGGTCAGTGATTGGTGCCGATTCAACGGTGCCGGTTCGCTTTTCATCGATCCCGGTTCGCCGTGGCAGAACGCCTGGATCGAATCGTTCAACGGTCGGCTACGTGATGAACTGCTCAACTCGTGGCGCTTCTACTCGCTGCTGGAGGCTCGCGTGATCATCGAAGATTGGCGCTGCGACTACAACGCCAACAGGCCGCACTCCGCCCACGGCGAACGCACTCCAGCCGAGTTCGCTCTACAGTGGACCACGACCCACCAACCCCAAGTCGCATAG
- the tig gene encoding trigger factor, which produces MKSTVEKLSPTRVRINVEVPFTELKGDFDQAFKEMAKTIRMPGFRPGKVPVKLLESRVDKQAMLDQVVGEAVPARYSEALASSDVQPLGQPEIEVTNKEYGGDLKFTAEVDVRPEIELPELSTLAFSVDAIEVTDEEVDAELQNLRARFGTLTGVDRAAEDGDFVSIDLSATVDGEDVPEAKTEGLSHEVGSGQLIDGLDDAIKGLVADETRVFPTTLVAGDHAGQEAQVTVTVKSIKERELPEPDDEFAQLASEFDTIDELKESLVEQVRQTKRVGQAEQIRDKALEALLEQVEVPLPEAIVQAQVDDTVHNAIHGLDHDETKFEEALVAEGSTREEFDADNRSNAEKAVKTQLLMDAIADKLDIQVGQNDLTERLVLMSRQYGIEPQQLLQVLQQNNQLPAMFADVRRGLTIAVVVHGATVTDSEGNEVDTTEFFGPSTPPATDEVEGAIEDAEDAGDDDADEVEADESK; this is translated from the coding sequence GTGAAGAGCACCGTCGAGAAGTTGAGCCCCACCCGGGTTCGCATCAACGTGGAGGTGCCCTTCACCGAGTTGAAGGGTGACTTCGACCAGGCGTTCAAGGAAATGGCCAAGACGATCCGCATGCCAGGCTTCCGGCCAGGCAAGGTTCCGGTCAAGCTGCTGGAGTCGCGCGTCGACAAGCAGGCCATGTTGGACCAGGTCGTCGGCGAGGCCGTCCCTGCCCGCTACAGCGAGGCCCTCGCGAGCTCGGACGTGCAGCCCCTCGGGCAGCCCGAGATCGAGGTGACGAACAAGGAGTACGGCGGGGACCTGAAGTTCACCGCCGAGGTCGACGTCCGGCCCGAGATCGAGCTGCCCGAGCTGTCGACGCTGGCGTTCTCGGTCGACGCGATCGAGGTCACCGATGAAGAAGTCGACGCCGAGCTGCAGAACCTGCGCGCCCGCTTCGGCACGCTGACGGGTGTCGACCGGGCCGCTGAGGACGGCGACTTCGTCTCGATCGACCTGTCGGCGACCGTCGACGGCGAGGACGTTCCCGAGGCCAAGACCGAGGGCCTGTCGCACGAGGTCGGCTCGGGTCAGCTGATCGACGGTCTCGACGACGCGATCAAGGGCCTCGTAGCCGATGAGACCCGCGTCTTCCCGACCACGCTGGTCGCCGGTGATCACGCCGGCCAGGAGGCTCAGGTCACCGTCACCGTCAAGTCCATCAAGGAACGCGAGCTTCCCGAGCCCGACGACGAATTCGCCCAGCTTGCAAGCGAATTCGACACAATCGACGAACTCAAGGAAAGCCTCGTCGAGCAGGTGCGCCAGACGAAGCGCGTCGGCCAGGCCGAGCAGATCCGCGACAAGGCATTGGAGGCCCTGCTCGAGCAGGTCGAGGTGCCCCTGCCCGAGGCGATCGTTCAGGCGCAGGTCGACGACACCGTGCACAACGCCATCCACGGCCTCGACCACGACGAGACCAAGTTCGAGGAAGCGCTGGTCGCCGAGGGCAGCACCCGCGAGGAGTTCGACGCCGACAACCGCTCCAACGCGGAGAAGGCCGTCAAGACCCAGCTGTTGATGGACGCCATCGCCGACAAGCTGGACATCCAGGTCGGCCAGAACGACCTCACCGAGCGACTGGTGCTCATGTCCCGGCAGTACGGCATCGAGCCGCAGCAGCTCCTGCAGGTGCTGCAGCAGAACAACCAGCTGCCCGCCATGTTCGCCGACGTCCGACGCGGCCTGACCATCGCCGTCGTGGTGCACGGTGCGACCGTCACCGACTCCGAGGGCAACGAAGTCGACACCACGGAGTTCTTCGGACCGTCCACGCCGCCCGCGACCGACGAGGTCGAGGGCGCCATCGAAGACGCCGAGGATGCCGGCGACGACGATGCCGACGAGGTCGAGGCCGACGAATCCAAGTGA
- a CDS encoding ATP-dependent Clp protease proteolytic subunit — protein MRSGASGLNLIDSVYERLLAERIIFLGTQVDDDIANRLCAQILLLSAEDPTKDINLYINSPGGSVTAGMAIYDTMVLAPCDVATYAMGLAASMGEFLLAAGTRGKRYALPHARIMMHQPSAGIGGSAADIAIQAEQFALTKKEMNRLNAEFTGQTLDRIETDADRDRWFTAPEALEYGFVDHIITHANFNGSAS, from the coding sequence ATGCGTTCGGGCGCGTCGGGGCTCAACCTCATCGATTCCGTCTATGAGCGGTTGCTGGCCGAGCGGATCATCTTCCTGGGAACCCAGGTCGACGACGACATCGCCAATCGCCTCTGCGCGCAGATTCTGCTGCTGTCCGCCGAGGACCCCACCAAGGACATCAACCTCTACATCAATTCGCCCGGCGGATCAGTCACGGCGGGCATGGCCATCTACGACACGATGGTGCTCGCGCCATGCGACGTCGCGACGTACGCGATGGGCCTCGCTGCATCGATGGGTGAATTCCTGCTCGCCGCAGGAACCAGGGGCAAGCGCTACGCCCTACCGCACGCGCGCATCATGATGCACCAGCCCAGCGCTGGCATCGGCGGTAGCGCCGCGGACATCGCGATCCAGGCCGAGCAGTTCGCGCTCACCAAGAAGGAGATGAACCGGCTCAACGCCGAGTTCACCGGTCAGACTCTCGATCGCATCGAGACCGACGCGGACCGCGACCGCTGGTTCACGGCTCCCGAAGCGCTCGAATACGGCTTCGTCGACCACATCATCACCCACGCCAACTTCAACGGGAGTGCCTCATGA
- a CDS encoding ATP-dependent Clp protease proteolytic subunit, with protein MTQPQARYILPSFIEHSSFGMKESNPYNKLFEERIIFLGVQVDDASANDIMAQLLVLESLDPDRDITMYINSPGGSFTSLMAIYDTMQYVRADIQTVCLGQAASAAAVLLAAGTPGKRLALPNARILIHQPAVGGAIQGQVSDLEIQAAEIERMRTLMDTTLARHTGKDAAVIRKDTDRDKILTAAEAKNYGIIDTVLEYRKLSAQPA; from the coding sequence ATGACGCAACCTCAGGCGCGCTACATCCTTCCGTCGTTCATCGAGCACTCCAGCTTCGGCATGAAGGAGTCCAACCCGTACAACAAGTTGTTCGAGGAGCGCATCATCTTCCTCGGCGTGCAGGTTGACGATGCCTCGGCCAACGACATCATGGCGCAGCTGCTGGTGCTCGAGTCGCTGGATCCCGACCGCGACATCACCATGTACATCAACTCGCCGGGTGGCTCGTTCACCTCGCTGATGGCGATCTACGACACCATGCAGTACGTCCGCGCCGACATTCAGACCGTCTGCCTCGGCCAGGCCGCGTCGGCCGCCGCGGTGCTGCTCGCCGCGGGCACGCCGGGCAAGCGGCTGGCACTGCCCAATGCGCGGATCCTGATCCATCAGCCCGCGGTGGGCGGGGCGATCCAGGGCCAGGTTTCCGACCTGGAGATCCAGGCCGCCGAGATCGAGCGCATGCGCACGCTGATGGACACGACGTTGGCCCGCCACACCGGCAAGGACGCCGCGGTCATCCGCAAGGACACCGACCGCGACAAGATCCTCACCGCGGCGGAGGCCAAGAACTACGGCATCATCGACACGGTGCTGGAGTACCGCAAACTGTCCGCCCAGCCCGCCTGA